One Rosa chinensis cultivar Old Blush chromosome 5, RchiOBHm-V2, whole genome shotgun sequence genomic region harbors:
- the LOC112163786 gene encoding uncharacterized protein LOC112163786: MEILSWNIRGTKDPKKFRALASIIQQRRPSIVFLIETKCRDKQAFERFRNDLGFRHGIMQACSDMGGGGSPNWLVVGDLNEIISSREKSGGGLRPSRQMDAFQTVLDDCTLTVATQAHIQAPIQFPSRRTRFRFEEMWTKDDSCEEVIREKWQTDRDGFEQFRLQGKLYSTRLGLLNWKRQTIATRVIGYSAGAGGHFLDAKETTWLKDGDRNTRFFHQKASNRKQRNYLKGLFDSAGVWQDTPGGIETIVLDYYNSLFRSTNVSDVQREPVLSSLVPVITPNLGASLLLEYSADEIKQALFQMYPTKSPGPDGMPPLFFQKYWHIVGDDIVTAVREFLSTGNLLKEVNFTHICLIPKVKNPTEMSHLRPIALCNVVYKICAKVLANHLKPILDQIISPYQSAFVPGRLVTDNTLVANEVAHYLWNKRDGGGGHLALKLDISKAYDRMEWVQVVMECVTSVQYSFLINGNPRGYITPTRGLRQGDPLSPYLFLLCTEGFSSLIQRIHNNGSLVGIKICRRAPVLHHLLFADDSFLFAEATPVSCIQIKEVLEVYATASGQLINFGKSSVCFSRNLSLEGQQDLMELLGVDLVPYHEKYLGLPTLVGRSKKDTFSYLKDRLGKRLAGWKGKFLSGAGKELLLKVVAQSLPNYAMSCFLLPQTFCNELQQIHLGQTSLENYRKSKLTCGKALQGTVFSFQILLGGFFGGGSFLFLEKHFARQVVELGSRWQVGNGATIAIWEDMWLPRPHGFQPLLPLRSPTTLRYVHQLIDVANGCWNVPLLESLFPSEDVEVISSIPLSSRCPEDKLIWHYDSKGVFLVSSAYVVARDSLILPVMATSSSSPHQLIDTFWKKFWKCKVPGKVKLCLWKACQDFLPTRSNLVKKKMEVELFCPLCENEEETPLHIFRYCPIAKQMTHHLSGIVVRDSNGSFICGMAISFDQVFPPVQVEALAGRVACRLVLDQGLGLVR, encoded by the exons ATGGAGATTCTATCATGGAATATCAGGGGTACCAAAGACCCTAAGAAATTCAGGGCTTTGGCGTCGATTATTCAGCAGAGACGTCCTAGTATTGTGTTCTTGATCGAGACAAAGTGTAGAGACAAGCAAGCATTCGAACGGTTCCGCAACGATTTGGGTTTCCGTCATGGCATAATGCAAGCGTGTTCTGATATGGGTGGAGGAG GTTCTCCTAACTGGTTGGTGGTTGGTGATCTAAATGAAATCATCAGCTCGAGGGAGAAATCAGGAGGAGGTCTTCGTCCCTCAAGGCAAATGGATGCGTTCCAAACAGTATTGGATGACTGTACTCTTACAGTTGCCACGCAAG CACATATTCAGGCTCCAATTCAGTTTCCATCACGCAGAACCAGATTTCGGTTTGAAGAGATGTGGACGAAGGATGATTCTTGTGAAGAAGTGATCCGGGAGAAGTGGCAGACGGATAGGGATGGTTTCGAGCAGTTTCGGTTGCAGGGAAAACTTTATAGCACGAGGTTGGGTTTACTCAATTGGAAGAGGCAG ACGATTGCTACAAGAGTGATTGGATACTCTGCTGGAGCTGGAGGACACTTTTTGGATGCAAAGGAAACTACTTGGTTGAAGGATGGTGATAGGAACACGCGTTTCTTTCATCAAAAAGCATCTAACAGAAAGCAGCGAAATTACTTAAAGGGCTTATTTGATTCAGCTGGAGTTTGGCAAGATACTCCAGGAGGTATCGAAACAATTGTTTTGGATTATTATAATTCACTGTTTCGATCTACAAATGTTTCTGATGTGCAAAGGGAGCCGGTTCTTTCTTCTTTGGTACCGGTAATAACGCCAAACTTGGGTGCCTCCTTATTACTTGAATACTCTGCGGATGAGATTAAACAAGCCTTGTTTCAGATGTATCCTACAAAGTCTCCAGGTCCAGATGGTATGCCTCCTctgttttttcaaaaatattggcATATTGTAGGTGATGATATTGTGACTGCTGTGCGTGAATTTTTATCTACTGGTAATCTGTTGAAAGAGGTTAATTTCACTCATATTTGTTTGATTCCAAAAGTGAAAAATCCTACTGAAATGTCCCATCTTCGCCCAATCGCCCTTTGCAATGTGGTTTACAAGATTTGTGCAAAGGTGCTTGCAAACCATTTGAAGCCTATTCTTGATCAGATAATTTCCCCATATCAGAGTGCTTTTGTTCCTGGTCGGTTGGTAACAGATAACACTCTGGTTGCTAATGAAGTGGCTCACTACCTATGGAATAAGAGAGATGGAGGTGGAGGTCACCTTGCTCTAAAGCTTGACATAAGTAAGGCCTATGACAGGATGGAATGGGTTCAGGTTGTGATGGAGTGTGTGACTTCTGTTCAGTATTCTTTTCTTATCAATGGTAATCCGAGAGGCTACATAACTCCAACAAGAGGTCTCAGGCAAGGAGACCCTCTTTCTCCCTATTTGTTCCTTTTATGTACTGAAGGGTTTTCCTCACTCATTCAAAGGATACACAATAATGGTTCTCTAGTGGGGATTAAGATATGTAGAAGGGCCCCGGTTCTTCATCATCTcttatttgcagatgatagttttCTCTTTGCAGAGGCTACTCCTGTCAGTTGTATTCAGATCAAGGAAGTTCTTGAAGTGTATGCTACTGCTTCAGGTCAGTTGATTAATTTTGGGAAGAGTAGTGTTTGTTTTAGTCGTAATTTATCACTAGAAGGGCAGCAGGATTTAATGGAGTTATTGGGTGTTGATTTGGTGCCGTACCATGAAAAATATCTTGGGTTGCCTACTCTTGTGGGGCGCTCCAAGAAGGATACTTTCTCATATTTGAAGGATAGATTGGGGAAGAGGCTAGCAGGGTGGAAAGGAAAATTTTTAAGTGGTGCAGGAAAGGAGTTATTGCTGAAAGTGGTGGCTCAATCTCTTCCAAACTATGCTATGAGTTGCTTTTTATTACCTCAAACTTTTTGTAACGAGCTGCAGCAAAT CCATCTTGGCCAAACAAGTTTGGAGAATTATAGAAAATCCAAACTCACTTGTGGGAAGGCTCTACAAGGCACGGTTTTTTCATTCCAAATCTTATTGGGAGGCTTCTTTGGGGGGGGCTCCTTCTTGTTCTTGGAGAAGCATTTTGCAAGGCAAGTGGTTGAACTAGGCTCAAGATGGCAAGTTGGAAATGGTGCTACAATTGCTATTTGGGAGGACATGTGGCTGCCTAGGCCTCATGGTTTTCAGCCTTTGCTACCACTTAGGAGCCCTACTACTTTGAGGTATGTTCACCAGCTCATTGATGTGGCTAATGGTTGTTGGAATGTCCCTTTATTGGAGAGTTTATTCCCTAGTGAGGATGTGGAGGTTATTAGCTCAATTCCTTTGAGTTCTAGATGTCCTGAGGACAAACTGATTTGGCATTATGATAGTAAGGGAGTTTTTTTAGTGAGTAGTGCTTATGTTGTGGCTAGAGACAGTTTGATCCTCCCAGTCATGGCTACTTCTAGCTCCTCTCCTCATCAGCTTATTGATACTTTTTGGAAGAAGTTTTGGAAGTGCAAGGTGCCGGGTAAAGTGAAACTTTGTTTATGGAAAgcttgtcaagattttctccCTACTAGATCTAATCTAGTTAAGAAGAAAATGGAAGTGGAGCTTTTTTGCCCTTTATGTGAAAACGAGGAAGAAACTCCTCTTCATATTTTTCGTTATTGTCCTATTGCAAAGCAGATGACTCATCACTTGTCTG GAATTGTGGTACGTGATTCAAATGGTTCTTTTATTTGTGGGATGGCCATTAGTTTTGATCAGGTTTTTCCTCCTGTTCAAGTGGAGGCACTCGCTGGTCGAGTAGCTTGCAGGCTGGTTCTTGACCAGGGTTTGGGTCTAGTTCGTTAG